A region of the Desulfurobacterium indicum genome:
CCCGGATTCAAGCGAAACAGCCCCAAACGGAACGTTACAATCGGAATAAACATCAAGGAATTTAACATTTTTAAAAGCGTCAAATCTGCTAAATCCCAAATTTTGCAGAACGGAAAACGAACAATAAATCCTGATAGGAAAGCCAAAAGATTCAAGGCTTTCAAGACTTTTTACAACGATTTCCGGCCCGATACCGGCCGGATCACCCATAGTTACGGCTAAAGCTTTTATAAATCGCCTCCGTTAGTATCATTTCCAAAATTTTCAGGTGGAAGAGACGTTCTTTTTATAACTTCAGCAACAATTTTCTCACCTAAAGTCTTAAGTTCCTCTGAAAGCTGGCGAAGTTTATACTTCAATTCCACATTTTCCTGTTCTAAAGCCTCGCATCTTTCTGACAATTCCTGAATCTTATTCTCATATTCCTTTTCCAGCTTTTCAAACAACGCAAAAAGAGAAACTGAAATGTTCTCAAGTTCAGCTCTGTATTTGCTGTTTTTATCAAAATTTCCTTCAATTATTTCTTTTCTATCTTCCATAATAAATCCTCCTCTTTTAATATGTTTATTTTTTTCAAATTTCCTGTATCTAATATTCTATCAAGATTTTCCACTTTAATATAATACCCTATAAAGAATTTGTGGAGGAAAAAATGATAGGAACACCACTTTTAAAAAACGCTGATAAGATAATGCTACTCGGTTCAGGAGAGCTTGGCAAAGAGGTAACCATTGAAGCACAAAGGCTTGGTATAGAAGTTATAGCCGTTGACAGATACCAAAACGCCCCAGCCATGCAGGTAGCACACAAAAGCTACGTTATAGACATGCTGGACGGTAACGCCATCAGAGCAATAGTCGAAAGGGAAAAACCGGAACTGATAGTCCCGGAAATAGAAGCGATTCACACGCCTACACTGCTTGAACTTGAAAAGGAAGGCTATACGATAATACCTACAGCAAAAGCAACAAGACTTACTATGGACAGAGAAGGTATAAGAAGAGTAGCTGCCGAAAAACTGGGACTGAAAACTGCAAAGTATGCCTTCGCCGACACAATAGAAGAACTTGCTGAAGCTGTTAAATACGTGGGACTTCCAGCAGTCATAAAACCGATAATGTCATCGTCTGGAAAAGGACAGAGCATAATAAGAACAATGGCAGAAATAGAAGAAGCATGGAAATATGCTCAAAGCACGAAAAGAGGAATGGGAACGCGAGTAATCGTAGAAGAATTCATAGAGTTTGACACGGAAATAACGCTTTTAACGGTGAGAGCCGTAAATGGAACGTTTTTCTGCGAACCTATAGGTCATCTCCAGATAAAAGGTGACTACAACGAAAGCTGGCAGCCGGCAGGTATAAGTGAAATAGCTAAAAAAAGAGCTCAAGAAATTGCCAAAAAAATAACCGACGAACTTGGTGGACTTGGAATTTTTGGAGTTGAACTGTTTATTAAAGGTGATGATGTGATATTCAGCGAAGTCTCCCCAAGACCGCACGATACAGGAATGGTAACAATGATAACTCAAGATATGAGTGAATTTGAACTTCACGTAAGAGCGATACTTGGCTTTAACATAAATCCGCCTAAATTACTCTACTCTGCAGGTGCGTCTAAGGTTATATTATCTGACGTAAAAGGCTGGAGTCCCGGATTTACAGGAGTTGAAGAAGCAATGGCAATGGAAAACGTAAAAGTAAGGCTGTTTGGTAAACCCAATACAAAACCCGGCAGACGAATGGGCGTAGTGCTGGCAGCCGGAAACAGCATAGAAGAAGCAAGAAAACTCGCCAACGAAGCTGCATTAAAAATAAAGGTTGTAGTGTAAATGAAAATCGATGTTATATCTGACCTTCATCTTACAAAATTAAATGAATTTGTTGAAATAGAGCCTCAGGGAGAATTTATAATCATCGCAGGCGACGTCAGCTCCGATGCTGATGTCGTCATTGGCTTTTTAAATGACCTATCTAAAAAATACAGAGCAGTGATTTACACTTTTGGAAACATAGAATTGTGGCATGACAGTAACCCATACAACAAGTTAAAAAAGATAAAAAAAAATACAAACAACAATGTCTTTATACTGGATTTTTTAAAAGGTATCAAAATAAGCAATTTAACAATTACAGGAGGTATATATATATCACCTGAAAATCTAACATACCATGACAGAGAAAATATCGCAAATACAGATAACTTTATTAAAAAACTATCCAATCTATCCAGAACTTCAATCCACAAGCAGATCAAAGAGTTAAATCCTAAAATTATAGTT
Encoded here:
- the purT gene encoding formate-dependent phosphoribosylglycinamide formyltransferase, which translates into the protein MIGTPLLKNADKIMLLGSGELGKEVTIEAQRLGIEVIAVDRYQNAPAMQVAHKSYVIDMLDGNAIRAIVEREKPELIVPEIEAIHTPTLLELEKEGYTIIPTAKATRLTMDREGIRRVAAEKLGLKTAKYAFADTIEELAEAVKYVGLPAVIKPIMSSSGKGQSIIRTMAEIEEAWKYAQSTKRGMGTRVIVEEFIEFDTEITLLTVRAVNGTFFCEPIGHLQIKGDYNESWQPAGISEIAKKRAQEIAKKITDELGGLGIFGVELFIKGDDVIFSEVSPRPHDTGMVTMITQDMSEFELHVRAILGFNINPPKLLYSAGASKVILSDVKGWSPGFTGVEEAMAMENVKVRLFGKPNTKPGRRMGVVLAAGNSIEEARKLANEAALKIKVVV
- a CDS encoding metallophosphoesterase produces the protein MKIDVISDLHLTKLNEFVEIEPQGEFIIIAGDVSSDADVVIGFLNDLSKKYRAVIYTFGNIELWHDSNPYNKLKKIKKNTNNNVFILDFLKGIKISNLTITGGIYISPENLTYHDRENIANTDNFIKKLSNLSRTSIHKQIKELNPKIIVTHYPPVSISKLKKLYNTNEIEFSKIWVFGHYHQFKSFIGTHPIIKDVLYVNNASNKIMSLEI